The DNA sequence AGTCTATGTCTTTACAGGGACGTACGCCTCGCCTTGACTGGTAGTTCATTTATAGATGTTTAAGATATTTTCATCAATGTTTACAAACTGAATCACATGAGTAAATGTAGATTTAAAGTATATTTCACACTTGTAGTGTTATCACAAGGTTATCATCTTGCATATGTACGGCGTTGATTGTCACGTGCACAGTCACAATGAGTCAGGACATTGAAACTTGTCACGTGTTCAACTTCTTTAGTTAGATTTAGGGGAAATCTTGTACCGCACTAGTCGAGCATTGTCAGTTTCATGTCACAAAGTCTGTTCacctgtaaacaaaacaaaacatgtaggGATCGTCTCAAAAGTTAAACCACGAAGAAAACAGACGTTCGATAACTTTGACAAGGAAGTCTTTCGTCGAAGGGTTTTCAGGCTCCACGACCACAAAGAACCACCAGTGTGTTGTATAACCCAGGGTTTTCAGGCTCCACAACCACAAAGAACCACCAGCGTGTTGTATAATCCAGGGTTTTCAGGCTCCACAACCACAAAGCACCGCCAACGTGTTGTATAATCCAGGGTTTTCAGGCTCTTCGACCACAAAGAATCACCAACGTGTTGTGTATTATAATCCAGGGTTTCAGGCTCTACGGCCACAAAGAACCACCAACGTGTTGTATAACCCAGTGTTTCCAGCTCTACAACCACAAAGAACCATGCACCAACGTGTTGTATAATCCAGGGTTTTCAGGCTCTACGACCACAAAGAACCACCAACGTGTTGTATAATCCAGGGTTTTCAGGCTCTACGACCACAAAGCACCACCAACGTGTTGTATAACCCAGGGTTTCCAGCTCTACGACCACTAAGAACCATGCACCAACGTGTTGTATAATCCAGGGTTTTCAGGCTCTACGACCACAAAGAACCACCAACGTGTTGTATAATCCAGGGTTTTCAGGCTCTACGACCACAAAGCACCACCAACGTGTTGTATAATCCAGGGTTTTCAGGCTCTACGACCACAAAGCACCACCAACGTGTTGTATAACCCAGGGTTTCCAGCTCTACGACCACTAAGAACCATGCACCAACGTGTTGTATAATCCAGGGTTTTCAGGCTCTACGACCACAAAGAACCACCAACGTGTTGTATAATCCAGGGTTTTCAGGCTCTACGACCACAAAGCACCACCAACGTGTTGTATTATCCAGGGTTTTCAGGCTCTACGACCACAAAGCACCACCAACGTGTTGTATAACCCAGAGTTTCCAGCTCTACGACCACAAAGAACCACCAGTGTGTTGTATAATCCAGGGTTTTCAGGCTCTACGACCACAAAGAACCACCAACGTGTTGTATAATCCAGGGTTTTCAGGCTCTACGACCACAAAGAACCACCAACGTGTTGTATAATCCAGGGTTTTCAGGCTCTACCAGCAACGTATCGTAGAATCAAGACAGAAATAGACAAGTGCATTATCATCTCCAAACCAATACTTGCCATTGCTAGTTAGGAGATGGTGTTAATACACAAAGTGGGAGGGAGTGGGGAATGGTCCCACACTGGCGTAAAAATATTCTGTTCTCACTATGATATCGGTTGATGTTCAGTGGAGGTCAAATCGGGTGGCTAAGAATGTGAAGgactattatttattatttggcTTGTCAAAGTCCTGTACAAACGCATGCAAAGTGAGGGCGAGAATTGTCATGCTTCAAAGATCAACCATTGACGTTACGTTGAACTGGCCCCTTCTCAAAAGATCCCACAGCCAATTTCGCTCTGGATGGAGATTCGGTGCATTCCAGGATTTtgattgttgttgatgatgcGACCGTGGTGTTTGTACGAAGATGTCTCAACCGGACGTAGAGATCCTGGGCGGCGGTGGTAACTTTAGGTTAAAAGAAGTGTAGCGTTATGCCGTCGGCAACCATACCCCAACGTGTTGGGATTCAGCATGGATTGGTTTGTGCCAAACATTTTCCTAAAATTCaatttgttttttcattgttgttgtttgaaGAGTATATCACGTCGGTAACGTCAACAACAGTCGACATGCGTCTGCTGCTGGTGTTTCTGCTCCTGGGACTCATCCTGCTGCCGGACGCCGAGGGTTGGTTTATTCGACGGCGGTGGTTTGGACGGGTAAAGAGAATTGGCAGGAGGATATAcagaatatacagaaaatacaagaACATTCAAAGAGGTAAAACTGTAATAGTCTACTAGGCAAGGAAAGATATGGCCTCCTTAGAGCCGCCAATTGGATTGGTGGATTCGTACCCACTTTCCCACGCATACCCAcccaccagcaccaccaccatcCCCAACTCctcctcccccctcccccccccccccccccccccatccccCCATCTTTCTGAAACGAACCTGTTATTTATTTTACgagcattttgaaagattaacAGTAGTCCAGCCTTGTTTCCGTAAGGCTTGAGCTTTACTGTCGTGTTTGTCAGCTGTCGCACATCGGTTTTCCAAAAGAGCAGAATGTCCGAATATCATTTCGGGTGTACCCGGTGGGaaattgttggaatactgctaaaccGTTCTCTTTTCGTTGAAGGTCACTACATATACGGACGTGATGCCAACGACCTTGACATCAATAAGGATGGCataattgaccaatcagaggcCAAGAAAGTTTTTGATGCGCGCGCAGTGAAGGACTTTCTTCCTCTTATTGATGAAGACGGTAAGTGACTGTTTATTATCACACATGAATGTTAATCATTGTCTGATCACCATGCTCATAATACATCTAACCCGGACTTGTCTGGACACGACGCTAGTAACACATCTATCCTGGGTGTGACCCTGGACGTAACTGGTCACCCTGCTAATATCACATCTACCATGGGCGTTACTGGTCACCGTACTGGTATCACATCTACCATGGGCGTTACTGGTCACCCTGCTACAATCACATCTACAATTGGCGTTACTGGTCACCCTGCCAGTATCACATCTACCGTGGGCGTTACTGGTCACCCTTCAAGTATCACATCTACCATGGGCGTTACTGGTCACCCTGCTGGTATCACATCTACCATGGGCGTTACTGGTCACCCTGCTACAATCACATCTACCACTGGCGTCACTGGTCACCCTGCTAGTATCACATCTACCATGGGCGTTACTGGTCAACCTCCTGGTATCACATCTACCATGGGCGTTACTGGTCACCCTGCTGGTATCACATCTACCATGGGCGTTACTGGTCACCCTCCTAGTATCACATCTACCATGGCCGTTACTGGTCACCCTGATAGTATCACATCTACCATGGGCGTTACTGGTCATCCTGCTAGTATCACATCTACCATTGGCGTTACTGGTCACCCTGCTAGTATCACATCTACCATGAGCGTTACTGGTCACCCTGCAAGTTGCACATCTACCATGGGCGTTACTGTTCACCCTGCTCGTAACACATCTACCCTGGGCGTTGCTGGTCACCCTGCTAGTATCACATCTACCATGGGCGTTACTGGTCACCGTACTGGTATCACATCTACCATGGGCGTTACTCGTCACCCTACTAGTGTATCTACCATTGGCGTTACTGGTCACCATGATAGTATCACATCTACCATGGGCGTTACTGGTCACCATCACAGTATCACATCTACCATGGGCGTTACTGGTCACCCGGCTGGTATCACATCTACCATGGGAGTTCCTGGTCACCCTCCTAGTATCTCTACGATTGGCGTTACTGGTCACCTTGATAGTTTTACATCTACTATGGGCGTTACCGGTGACCCTGCTAGTATCACATATACCATGGGTGTTACTGGTCACCCTCCTAGTATCTCTACCATGGGCGTTACTGGTCACCCTGATGGTTTTACATCTTCTATGGGCGTTACCGGTCACCCTGTTAGTATCACATCTACCATGGGTGTTACTGGTCACCCTGCTAGTATCACAACTACCATGGGCGTTACCGGTCACCCTATTAGTATCACATCTACCATGGGCGTTACTGGTCACCCTACTGGTGTCACATCTACCATGGGCGTTACTGGTCACCCTTCAAGTATCACATCTACCATGGGCGTTACTGGTCACCCTGCTAGCATCACATCTACCATAGGCCTTAATGGTCACCCTGCTGGTATCACATCTACCATGGGCGTTACTGGCAACCCTGACAGTATCACATCTACCATGGGCATTTCCGGTCAACCTCCTGGTATCACATCTACTATGGGCGTTACTGGTAACCCTGGTAGTATTACATCTACCATGGGCGTTACTGTTCACCCTGCAAGTATCACATCTACCATGGGTGTTGCTGGTCACCCTCCTAGTATCACATCTACCATGGGCGTTACTGGTAACCCTGCTGGTATCACATCTACCATGGGCGTTTCCGGTCAACCTCCTGGTATCACATCTACCATGGGCGTTACTGGTAACCCTGCTGGTATCACATCTACCATGGGCGTTGCTGGTCATCCTTCTAGTATCACATCTACCATGGGTGCTACTGGTCACCCTGCTAGTATCACATCTGCCATGGGCGTTGCTGGTCACCCTGCAAGTATCACATCTACCATGGGCGTTATAGGTCACCCTCCTACAATCACATCTACCATGGGCGTTACTGGTCACCCTAATagtatcacatccaccattggcGTTTCTGGTCACCCTGCTAGTATCACATCTACCATGGGCGTTTCTGGTCACCCTCCTCGTAACACATCTGCCATGGGCGTATCTGGTCACCCTGCTAACATCACATCTACCATGGGCGTTACTCGTCACCCTACTAGTATCTCTACCATTGGCGTTACTGGTCACCCTGCTACAATCACATCTACCATTGGCGTTACTGGTCACCCTGCTAGTATCACATCTACCATGGACGTTACTGGTCACCCTTCAAGTATCACATCTACCATGGGCGTTACTGGTCACCCTGCTGGTATCACATCTACCATGGGCGTTACTGGTCACCCTCCTAGTATCACATCTACCATGGGCGTTACTGGTCACCCTGCTAGTATCTACCATGGGCGGTACTGGTCACCCTGATAGTATCACATGTACCATGTGTGTTACTGGTCACCCTACTAGTATCTCTACTATCATCGTTACTGGTCACCCTGCTAGTATCACATCTACCATAGGCGTTACTGGTCACCCTGATAGTATCACATCTACCATGGGTGTTACTGGTCACCCTGATAGTATCACATCTACCATGGGCGTTACTGGTCACCCTGCTAGTATCACATCTACGATGGGCGTTACTGATCACCCTCCTAGTCGCACATCGACCATGGGCGTTACTCGTCACCCTACTAGTATCACATCTACCATGGGTGTTCCTAGTCACCCTGCTAGTATCACATCTACCATGGGCGTTTCTGGTCACCCTACTAGTATCTCTACTATCATCGTTACTGGTCACCCTGCTAGTATCACATCTACCATAGGCGTTACTGGTCACCCTGATAGTATCACATCTACCATGGGTGTTACCTGTCACCCTGCTTGCATCACATCTACCATGGGCGTTGCTGGTCACCCTGCTGGTATCACAACTACAATGGGCGTTACTGGTAACCCTGCTGGTATTACATCTACCCTGGGAGTTACTGGTCACCCTGCTGGTATCACATCTACCATGGGCGTTACTGGTCACCCTGCTAGTATCACATCTACCATGGGCGTTACTGGTCACCCTGATAGTATCACATCTACGATGGGCGTTACTCGTCACCCTGATAGTGTCACATCTACCATGGGCGTTACTGGTCACCCTGCTAGTATCACATCTACCATGGGCGTTACTAGTCACCCTACTAGCATCACATCTACCATGGGTGTTCCTGGTCACCCTGCTAGTATCACATCTACCATGGGCGTTACTAGTCACCCTACTAGTATCACATCTACCATGGGTGTTGCTGGTCACCCTGCTAGTATCACATCTACCATGGGCGTTACTGGTCACCCTGCTAGTATGACAACTACCATGGGCGTTACTGGTAACCCTGCAAGTATCACATCTACCATGGGCGTTACTGGTCACCCTGCAAGTATCACATCTACCATGGGCGTTACTGGTCACCCTGCTAGTATCACATCTACTATGGGCGTTTCTGGTCACACTGCTAGTATCACATCTACCATGGATGTTACTGGTCACCCTGCTAGTATCACATCTACCATGGACGTTGTTGTTCACCCTGCTGGTATGACAACTCCCATGGGCGTTACTGGTAGCCCTGCTGGTATCACATCTACCCTGGGTGTTACTGGTCACCCTGCTAGTATCACATCTACCATGGGCGTTACTGGTCACCCTGCTAGTCTCACATCTACCATGGGCGTTACCGGTCACCCTGATAGTATCACATCTACCACGGGCGTTACTGGTCACCCTGCTGGTATCACAACTACCATGGGCGTTACCGGTAACCCTGCTAGTATCACATCTACCCTTTGAGTTACTGGTCACCCTGCTAGTCTCACATCTACCATGGGCGTTACCGGTCACCCTGATAGTCTCACATCTACTATGGACGTTGCTGGTCACCCTGCTAGTATCACATCTACCATGGGCGTTGCTCGTCACCCTGCTAGTATCACATCTACCATGGGCGTTACTGGTCACCCTGCTCGTAACACATCTACCATGGGCGTTCCTCATCACCCTGCTAGTATCACATCTACCATGGGCGTTACTGGTCACCCTGCTCGTGTTACATCTACCATGGGCGTTGCCGGTCACCCTGCTAGTATCTCTACCATGGGCGTTACTGGTCATTCTGCTGGTATCACATCTACCATGGGCGTTCCTGGTCACCCTGCTAGTATCTCTACCATTGGCGTTTCTGGTCACCCTGGTAGTATCACATCTACCATTGGCGTGACTGGTCACCCTGCAAGTATCACATCTACTATGGGCGTTACTGGTCACCCTGATAGTATCACATCTGCTTTGGGCGTTACTGGTAACCCTGCTAGTATCACATCTACTATGGGCGTTACCGGTCACCCTGTTAGTATCACATCTACCATGGGCGTTACTGGTTACCCTGCTAGTATCACATCTACCATTGGCGTTACTGGTCACCCTGCTGGTATCACAACTACCATGGGCGTTACTGGTCACCTTGCTAGTATCACATCTACCCTGGACGTAACTGGTCACCCTGCTAGTATCACATCTACCATGGGCGTTTCTGGTCACCCTGCTCGTAACACATCTACCATGGGCGTTACTGGTCACCCTGCTGATATCTCTACCATGGGCGTTACTGGTCACCCTGCTGGTATCTCTACCATGGGCGTTACTGGTCACCCTGGTAGTATCTCTGCCATGGGCGTTACTGGTCACCCTGCTAGTGTCACATCTACCATGGGCGTTACTGGTCACCCTGCTAGTATCTCTACCATGGGCGTTACTGGTCACCTTGCTGACAACACATCTACCCTGGTCGTGACTATTCACCGTACTGGCAACACATCTACCCTGAACGTGACTGGTCACCATGCTAGTAACACATTTACAGTGGACGTGACTGGTCACCATGCTAGTAACACATTTACAGTGGACGTGACTGGTCACCCTGCTGGTAGCACATTTACACTGGACGGTACTGGTCACCCAGCTGGCAACACATCTACCCTGGACGTGACTGGTCACCATGCTAGTAACACATTTAAACTGGACGCATTCTGTTATTTTACTGTATTAATACATTTTGTGTATcgcattattatattttattgtagTATTTCATTGTATTATTGTGTTCTAATCTTATATTGTAATGTTGTAATGTTGTAATATTGGCAGGCAATTCTGAAGTGAGCGTCGATGAGTTCACCAGGACCATGCGAGGCCTGCTGACTATTGATGCAGGTAGCCCAGCTATAAGCATATCAGAGTTCATACTCCAGTGAATGTTCCTGTAACACCACAGTCGACTAAACTGAAACAATATTGATCCTAAAATTAGTCAAGTCTTGACAAGACAAACCAGTAATTGAAATCACTGAGTAAAGCGGAAAGACGCTATCAAGGATAATCAAGGATAACATGGTTAAGGATAACAGGCACTGTGACCAACGAAACCTCCATCCAACGTACTCACTCGAAATACGTGTACGTATGAATGTCTCCTTTGTTATGTATTGGGTGCTATGTACCTATCCACTCACTGCTGTCAGATCAATGTCTCCTTTGTTATGTATTGGGTGTTATGTACCTATCCACTCTCTGCTGTCAGATCCGGATCTGAGACGTGCTGCTGAAGAGGACGAAGACGTTGACGACTTCTACTCCAACGAATAGTGACCTCACTTCACACTTACCTGAGCAAATAAACGCAGTAACTGACCGCAACGTCATGTGATTACTTCGTTCGGACACCGGTTTGTGCCCCTTGCCCGTTTCAGAATCCTCTGTCTGATTGTTGACTCGAGTGCCAAGTTAGGATGGCGCAACTACCATACTCTTCCTTCAAGGCGTCACTTGTAACTGGCATCCTCATCACTTCCGGTCTACATGAAGTTGCCCataattaactcactcattcactctctcatccATCTACCCACCAGCTCACCCGCTAACTCACCCATCCTCTCACCTTTTGGAAAGAGTTCACATTATCGTCACAATGTCGTTCTGCTTATTAGAGATTTTAACCGGTTTCAATGGTGACGATGGCGACATGTTGAAAACATACTCCAACGTAATTATTACAATTGTTCACCTTATATTTTCAGATGTAATTTCTAAATAAGAATTGTAAATTGGAAAGGTTTTGAAACATGTACATGTCggaaagcgcacgtaaaatcatGAAAGCATGCCAACGAACTCGTTggtgaaaacagaaaacatgagAACCGTGATGTACACAAATATTATTATTGTACGAAATTGGTAAAAGTAGCCAACTTCGTCCTTCATGTGTATTACCGGtggaagaaaacagaaatgtaGCTGTTCTTGCATGAAGAACTTCTGATGGTCATACGTCAACATGAAATCCTTCCAGTGGGGTGCGGGTAGCGGGATAACAGTAGGTCAGGAACGACGTCACACAGAGCCGATCGTGTCGTGTACACTGATTGGGTTGATTGTACAGTCACAACTAGAGGGTCGCTTGTCGGATCTGTGTATGATCCATTAACAAGGTGCCCGTCTTGGACCGTATATAACCATTCCAGTCCCCGGGCTACGTCAATTACATAATCTAGTCTAACCGGCGTTGTGTCGGTAGCATTGGATATTTGACAACATTTAAGTTTACATACATTGTGAAACTGGAGTCTGAGAGTACCGCAACTAGGTCATCTTGACCTGGTCAAACCAACTAGCTTAACAACGTGTGTTTCCTCACCGGAAGTTATAGGTTTAAATTCAGTGCCCCCTGGGTTCTCGCGACGTAACGAATGGTTCCGAGATGTAGGGAGATCCGACTGTCCTTGGGTTTTTACCTGCAACAGAGGGTTGATTAACGAGCGATCCCGGTGCCGAGAGTCTACGTGGGGCCTGTGTTTTTGTCACGGAGCAGCAATATGAATCACATTCTTTGGAAAGAGAGCAACACCAGCCCACTCCATCTTACGCAATCTCTTTAATATCTGCTGAAGACCGACCAAGTGCTGGTTCGTATTACAAACATGTATCCATGGCGTCGTTCTACGGCGCAGCCTCCGAAACCAATAGTACCAGCACTTTGGCATCATGGAATTGCCAACATTCATGCCATAGTTTGCTGTGCTGTTATCTTGGAAAGATACTATTTTAAGTAGCCTCGAAGCGATATCCATTACTGCCATTCTTACAAAGCATACTTTGAAGGTTTAAAATTCAGtatatcattttgatgtgtCTTACTTATGGATACATTGTTTAAGCTCATTTAGTGCTCAACGTATGTTATACTCTTCTACATGCGAATACAGCTTCAGTTTCCACGACTAATTCTTGTAATCCATGGTGTATGCCTCTGTAACGTACTGCAATGTCCGCAACCCGCTGGTTCCTTGTGCTTGTTCAAGCCATTGTTAAAGTTAAACTTTACTCCTTTGTCCATTccagtttgtttggttggttctAACGCCTATCTATATGACAGCAGCTTGAGCAGCACACAAtcggtgactgacatcatgagcacataTCAACGGAGGATAAATTGACATAGAACATCAAGGTCAAGGAACCTGAcctccgatcccgttagtcacttctgCCAAACATTCTGAGACAAGTGTTTAGAACTCTCACTATATTTCATTTCCTTCGTTTCGAAAGTTAGACCTGAAACCATTTTTGTTCAAAGACCATTTGGTATGTGTACCCACTGTAAATCTCCCACCTACTGCTAGTCGTCATTGATGACGGGGCGAGGTGTGGGGGTCAGGAGAGGTTTATTTCACTATAAATGTCCAATAATCCTCCCACGTGGTTGAAGTGTCAACGCGCAGTATATGGTTGACGtgattacatacatgcaatgctttgacgaaatgatgaatgaatacgttgatgaagacgaaggcatagtttagttgttcaaacttctttagttggtttcacaagacatgacaaacaagtatacatgaaagAGGTGAAcagacttccagctcaaccccagggcctttcctgcgagcggcataatcctgctcgcggtcgtccctacaaagacaatcggaatgccggtctccacactcacgtctaacgtgcagtatagatgtgagcatacatatatacagttttcaacaacaatagagaggcaaagattcaacaatggacagatagagaaactaatagcacttccttctgcaattgatgtgatgacagacacagccaagggggataaccaataaaggccataaatgccatatacagtaattaatggaagtgacaaagacgaacaaggtagctgacaaaacaacgtactctgcggtagtgataaagatcaagattgtagATTGAAtgataataactaaatatcatatagcctggtcACATAggttttggtctgtagaaatatttgacatggctgccctgaagtagacactataacagaaGGAATCTCTGCCCCAGGCAAGCCGTGTCAGGATCTGACAAGGACTGACCAGCTCGTGGTTTCTGGGACACAGACCAAGGGCTGACCATTGTTTACTGTTGATGGCATACCACGCACACAAGTGTACATTCCATACACCTGTCTATAAGTAGTCAACAGGATGGGGATAGCGGTTACACGTTGATTTGTTAGTACTGCAGTGGTATAACGAGAGTGGACACTGGAACAGCCCTCACACGATGTTCCTGGCCAAATCAAACCAGAACTTTGTCGTTGTAAGCGGACGACTTAACCAGTGTGCTACATGATCTGTAATCAGAGAGGAACAACCTTTGTGAAAGTCACCAAGTGAATACGTCACCAGTAAAATACCTCTCCAAGTCAATATGGCACCTACAATTACATTAACAAGTGAATATGTCACCTACAATTAGCTCACCAGGTGAATACATAGCCCATTATTATCATACCAAGTGGGTATATCACCTGTGATTACCTCACTAAGTGAATGCGTCACCTGTAAAATACCTCACCATGTGAATGCGTCACCTGTAATTATCTCACAATGTGAATGCGTCACCTGCAATTATCTTACCATGTGAATGCGTCACCTGTAATTATCTCACCATGTGAATGCCTCACCTGTAATTATCTCACCATGTGAATGCGTCACCTGCAATTATCTCACCATGTGAATGTGTCACCTGTAATTACCTCACCAAGTTTCATGCACATATGTCACGTGTATGTACGTGCCAGGAAGCCATCTGAACACACGTCAACTACAAAAACGTCATCTGTGACTACGTCAACATGAAGCATTCACGATTAAATAAGCTATGTGTAAATGTTCCACTGGTTAAAATTCCGCTGGAATTCTTCAGCATTTAGTTAAACGTCCCAAACATCCAGATTTAGGCTCACATTGAGTGGACAAGTGTTTGTATGACAAATCAATATGTTTATTTAGAAGTCAGTATCTACCTGTTGACACCTGTGAGATGCTGCATGATAGACGCTTTTCTTGCTGTAGTCCTTGTCGCATGTCAGCTTTGAAAGGTCAGGCATGTTGCGTCGAGTTTATGTTTCTATTTCAGACTGTTTATGTCTTCTTCCACATAACGCGTGTCTACATGTGACTTCCACAGGGTCTCTTGATACGCGCAGCTTGCGAAGCGTCTTTATGCATCATACAGAGAGGAGCACGGCCATGGCAAAGACATGCCTTACCACAAGGCATTGCCCAGTGGATAAACAGAGACGTTCCCGCCGGCAACCCAGAACATTTGCCAGTATCATCCTTCAACAACAAGCTGTAGACCATCACTGCGCCACCGGCTCCAGGTGCCGTAACCTTATATATAATGGCCACTCAAGCCGGCTGCTGACGctcacacacaaatacatggCATATTTCGGGATATGTGAAATTGTATACATGGGTAAAATAGATCCAAGTTTATTTCTGAGTCTGGAGATGCTTATTGGTGACCCGACAGAAGGCTATTAGGGCATGATGTCGTGTTAAATACAGGTGCCGAATGGACAAGTGTTGGaataactgtttaaagtgtGTATGATACGGGTATTTAAATAACACACACTATTTATGCAAACTTAAATAAAACTGTAAGTAGGAAGCCTAGGATATAAACTTGAAAACAAACTAGCGCCCAACTTTCTGGATATATGTTTAGTGGTGCGCACATTCAAGTCCATGTAGACTTCAAGAACTGACTCTCAGATTCACGTTATGAACATGATGACGGAATAAATATACATGACTTTGTGACTGGTTCAAGAACAGATCTAGAATAGTGATGCTGAGACACACGTCCGTCCTCGCTTCACCAGGATCAAACGCATGTGTCAGGTTAGAACTAGAACTGAATGAAGAACAAAGTCGATACACAGTTTCTAAACAAGATATACACTCGAGTATGTGCCAGGATTCTCGTCCGTATTTTAAAGAAACTATCTAGGTGAGTAAGTTAgtgaatgagtattgttttacgccgcttttagcaatattccagcaatatcaccacgggagacaccagtaatggacttcacatattgtacccatgtgggaaatcggaCCCGGGTCTCCGGGGTGAggaatgaacgctttaaccgttaAGATACCCCAAGGTGCCCTACCTGGATGACAACTTGATAACACAACGATGTGaattacacaatgtcatcataATCAATTCCACACGGAAGAGCCGAGGGGGTCCAGGTCCTGGTAGTATACACGCGTTCTGGCTGGACACAGGCACCTTGGGCCTCGCTTATGGTCAAATAGGCATACAAAGATAAACATATGTACTTTCTTTTATTGCAGCTGTGCCACTGAATTGAGCAGCCGGTCATTGAATCGTTCTACATGGTCAAACGCCCAGACAGAACCAAGCCAGTCAGTGTTGGCTAGGGACAGAGGGGTGTCACACACCTGC is a window from the Haliotis asinina isolate JCU_RB_2024 chromosome 9, JCU_Hal_asi_v2, whole genome shotgun sequence genome containing:
- the LOC137296214 gene encoding uncharacterized protein, with protein sequence MRLLLVFLLLGLILLPDAEGWFIRRRWFGRVKRIGRRIYRIYRKYKNIQRGHYIYGRDANDLDINKDGIIDQSEAKKVFDARAVKDFLPLIDEDGNSEVSVDEFTRTMRGLLTIDADPDLRRAAEEDEDVDDFYSNE